A genomic window from Salvelinus namaycush isolate Seneca unplaced genomic scaffold, SaNama_1.0 Scaffold513, whole genome shotgun sequence includes:
- the LOC120041706 gene encoding uncharacterized protein LOC120041706 encodes MSDTEAASTSEAASTSEAASTSEAASTSGSIVNVLDDAPPLIRTDSIYLTKAMLGYKTDDSITSIGNSVDGYVPGSSEEGNFYEENLTGEMSVIRAKKPMTKGKLGQKRDSHGEMSAIRAKQPMTKGKLGQRRGSHSAKGTKRFWSTIEVDAVEDSLMNFIRMGKTPGKQDCEKCIAASGQALVNRDWRAVKFYVHNKIVADQR; translated from the exons ATGTCAGACaccgaggctgccagtacctctgaggctgccagtacctctgaggctgccagtacctctgaggctgccagtacttcTGGGTCGATAGTCAATGTGTTGGATGATGCACCACCGTTGATCAGAACAGACAGTATATAC TTGACCAAAGCTATGCTTGGATACAAGACTGATGACTCAATAACCAGCATTGGCAACAGTGTAGATGGTTATGTCCCAGGATCATCAGAGGAAGGCAATTTTTATGAAGAAAATCTGACAG gagAGATGTCAGTGATTCGGGCCAAaaagccaatgaccaagggaaagctggggcAAAAGAGAGACTCACACG gagagatgtcagcgattcgggccaaacagccaatgaccaagggaaagctgggacaaaggAGAGGCTCACACA GTGCCAAAGGAACAAAAAGGTTTTGGTCGACAATAGAGGTGGATGCAGTTGAAGATTCCTTGATGAATTTTATCCGAATGGGAAAAACGCCTGGAAAACAAGACTGTGAGAAATGCATTGCTGCTTCTGGCCAAGCGCTAGTAAACAGGGACTGGAGAGCAGTAAAGTTCTATGTACACAACAAAATAGTTGCAGATCAGAGATAA